The following coding sequences lie in one Steroidobacter denitrificans genomic window:
- the petA gene encoding ubiquinol-cytochrome c reductase iron-sulfur subunit, which yields MSEAEQIDNNRRHFLVAATTAAGVIGAAFTAVPFLASWKPSARAQALGAPVEQDLSKLEPGAMIKVSWRGQAIFIVHRTPQMLAELENPSLLARLRDPDSKASLQPEYAKNTDRALKGEYLVLIGVCTHLGCAPLARFSPQDAELGADWPGGFYCPCHGSKFDLSGRVYKDVPAPTNLSVPPYRFLAENVVQIGVDAEAA from the coding sequence ATGAGTGAAGCTGAACAGATCGATAACAATAGGCGCCATTTCCTGGTGGCTGCCACCACTGCGGCCGGCGTGATCGGCGCAGCGTTTACGGCGGTGCCCTTTCTGGCGTCATGGAAGCCGAGCGCACGCGCACAGGCACTGGGTGCACCGGTCGAACAGGACCTCAGCAAGCTCGAACCTGGTGCGATGATCAAGGTCAGCTGGCGTGGTCAGGCCATCTTCATCGTGCATCGTACGCCGCAGATGCTGGCGGAACTGGAGAATCCCTCGCTGCTGGCGCGGCTGCGCGATCCCGACTCGAAGGCGTCCTTGCAGCCTGAGTATGCGAAAAACACCGACCGGGCGCTGAAGGGTGAATATCTGGTATTGATCGGCGTCTGCACCCATCTCGGCTGCGCTCCATTGGCCCGCTTTTCTCCGCAGGATGCTGAACTCGGCGCCGACTGGCCGGGCGGTTTCTATTGTCCCTGCCACGGCTCGAAATTCGATCTGTCCGGCCGGGTCTACAAGGACGTTCCGGCACCCACCAATTTAAGCGTACCGCCGTATCGCTTCCTCGCCGAAAACGTCGTGCAGATCGGCGTCGACGCGGAGGCCGCATAA
- the pdxH gene encoding pyridoxamine 5'-phosphate oxidase, which yields MSTNEFLPEPLPTDPLNIFKDWFHEAIEQGTSHSLNPDAMTLATMDKAGRPAARVVLCKQLEIPAGYVVFFTNYDSRKGRELDASGRAAAVFHWDALRRQVRIEGPVLHSPDLESDRYFASRPLDSRLSAWASAQSEPLASRAALAQQMRKAARRFTIAPGSGDAEIPRPPHWGGYRLWIDCLELWVEGPGRVHDRAQWRRALQPRDAFTFDAGPWQGTRLNP from the coding sequence ATGAGCACCAACGAATTCCTGCCTGAACCCCTGCCCACCGACCCGCTGAACATATTCAAAGACTGGTTTCACGAGGCGATCGAGCAGGGAACGAGCCACTCGCTCAACCCCGACGCCATGACCCTGGCCACGATGGACAAGGCCGGCCGGCCGGCCGCTCGCGTAGTGTTGTGCAAGCAGCTGGAAATTCCGGCGGGCTATGTGGTGTTTTTCACCAATTACGATTCCCGTAAAGGACGCGAGCTCGATGCCTCAGGCCGCGCGGCAGCCGTGTTCCACTGGGACGCGCTGCGGCGGCAGGTTCGTATCGAAGGGCCCGTACTGCATTCGCCCGACCTGGAAAGCGACCGCTACTTTGCCTCCCGGCCGCTCGACAGCAGACTATCCGCCTGGGCGAGCGCTCAAAGCGAGCCTCTCGCCTCGCGCGCTGCGCTTGCACAACAGATGCGGAAGGCAGCTCGCCGATTCACGATTGCACCCGGCAGCGGCGACGCCGAGATTCCTAGGCCACCGCATTGGGGCGGCTATCGATTATGGATCGACTGCCTGGAGTTATGGGTGGAGGGTCCAGGCCGAGTCCACGACCGGGCACAATGGCGCAGAGCCTTGCAGCCTCGGGATGCCTTCACATTCGATGCCGGCCCGTGGCAGGGTACTCGCCTGAATCCCTAG
- a CDS encoding cytochrome c1 has product MVLSVSGLAVGVAGVAQAASAGGEFITPANNDVANLASLQRGARNFVNYCSGCHSAKYLRYSRLAADLGLSDEQVMGNLIFTDARIHDTMRVAMAPDDSANWFGVTPPDLSLITRSRGTDYVYSFLRSFYEDPSRPTGMNNAVLPGTSMPHVLWDLQGTQTAVYDGESDAAHNTVHKKFKGFELARAGSLSPQEFDEFVRDTVNFLDYAGEPMQLQRRSLGVRVLVFLLVFFVLAYLLKKEYWKDVK; this is encoded by the coding sequence CTGGTCTTGAGCGTTTCCGGCTTGGCCGTGGGGGTTGCGGGTGTCGCTCAGGCCGCTTCTGCGGGCGGTGAGTTCATCACGCCGGCGAACAACGATGTGGCGAACCTTGCATCCTTGCAGCGGGGCGCACGCAATTTCGTGAACTACTGCTCGGGCTGTCACTCGGCGAAGTATCTGCGCTACAGCCGCCTGGCCGCAGACCTCGGCTTGAGCGACGAGCAGGTGATGGGGAATCTGATCTTCACCGACGCGCGGATACACGACACGATGCGTGTCGCCATGGCACCGGACGATAGCGCGAACTGGTTCGGCGTTACGCCGCCCGATCTGTCCTTGATCACGCGCAGCCGAGGTACGGATTACGTCTATTCCTTTTTGCGCTCGTTCTATGAGGATCCCAGCCGGCCGACCGGTATGAACAACGCGGTACTGCCGGGCACGTCCATGCCGCATGTTCTGTGGGATTTACAGGGCACCCAGACGGCGGTCTATGACGGCGAGAGCGATGCTGCGCACAATACGGTGCACAAGAAGTTCAAGGGCTTCGAACTGGCGAGGGCGGGCAGTCTTTCGCCGCAGGAGTTTGATGAATTCGTCCGTGACACCGTCAATTTTCTGGACTATGCAGGCGAGCCGATGCAGTTGCAGCGCCGCAGTCTGGGCGTGCGCGTGCTAGTCTTCCTGCTGGTGTTCTTCGTGCTCGCCTACTTGCTCAAGAAGGAGTACTGGAAGGACGTCAAGTAG
- a CDS encoding ClpXP protease specificity-enhancing factor, whose amino-acid sequence MTEVPVPSRRPYLLRAMHEWISDSQQTPHIVVDASAPGVEVPHQYVQGGKIILNVSMNATSSLNLGNEFVLFRARFGGVTHDISVPVGAVLGIYARETGQGMIFSDIDAPPPQPTAPSESPSTSPGTLSANVRSGDAPKRTRPTLKVVK is encoded by the coding sequence ATGACTGAAGTTCCTGTCCCATCCCGCAGACCCTACCTGCTGCGCGCCATGCATGAATGGATCAGCGACAGTCAACAGACGCCGCACATCGTCGTCGATGCCTCGGCACCAGGCGTCGAGGTGCCGCATCAGTACGTGCAGGGCGGCAAGATCATCCTGAACGTCAGTATGAATGCCACCAGTTCACTCAATTTGGGCAACGAATTCGTACTTTTTCGTGCTCGTTTCGGCGGCGTGACTCACGACATCAGCGTACCGGTCGGTGCCGTGCTGGGTATTTATGCGCGCGAAACCGGACAAGGCATGATTTTCTCGGATATCGATGCACCCCCACCTCAGCCCACCGCGCCGAGTGAGTCCCCGTCGACGTCGCCGGGGACACTTTCGGCGAACGTCCGCAGCGGCGATGCGCCCAAGCGTACACGGCCTACGCTCAAGGTCGTGAAGTAG
- a CDS encoding glutathione S-transferase N-terminal domain-containing protein, giving the protein MTLFSRADDPWSHRTRIVLAEKGIHVELIDVSGSSLPEDLFDLNPYRTVPTLVDRDLVLYDSRVIVEYLDERFPHPPLMPVDPVSRAQFRMALYRIEQDWYTLAQQIDDPADRKRAEEAREVLRDSVLASADVFKAKPFFLSDEFSLVDATIAPILWRLAHWQIDLVPEAQAIARYAKRIFSRPAFRQSLSGAEQQMRS; this is encoded by the coding sequence ATGACGCTCTTTTCCAGGGCGGACGATCCTTGGAGTCACCGCACCAGGATCGTGCTGGCTGAAAAAGGGATTCATGTCGAACTGATCGATGTGAGCGGCAGCAGCTTGCCTGAAGATCTTTTCGATCTGAATCCCTACCGTACGGTGCCGACGCTGGTGGATCGAGACCTGGTGCTGTACGACTCACGGGTCATTGTCGAGTACCTGGACGAGCGTTTTCCGCATCCGCCCTTGATGCCGGTGGATCCGGTCAGTCGGGCCCAATTCAGGATGGCGCTGTATCGCATCGAGCAGGACTGGTATACGCTGGCGCAGCAAATCGACGACCCCGCGGATCGCAAGCGGGCCGAGGAAGCGCGCGAGGTGCTGCGTGACAGCGTGCTGGCCAGCGCGGATGTATTCAAAGCAAAGCCTTTTTTCCTTTCCGACGAGTTTTCCCTCGTGGACGCCACCATCGCGCCCATCCTGTGGCGCCTGGCGCATTGGCAAATCGATCTGGTACCGGAGGCGCAGGCCATTGCAAGGTACGCCAAGCGGATATTTTCGCGGCCGGCCTTTCGTCAGAGTCTCTCGGGTGCCGAGCAGCAGATGCGTTCCTGA
- a CDS encoding prephenate dehydrogenase/arogenate dehydrogenase family protein → MNLEALRMRLSALDRQLVSLIAERQALSRQVAEVKRSAGRGTRDFKRERDVIMQAREAATSLDVSPALVESVMRLLIRGSLTAQERLRVAAGGRGNGRTALVIGGHGKMGRWFSDFLTSQGYGVTVADPNPEASSNPQAHAYIADWREHSLDVDLIVVATPLKIANEVLLELAQRRPRGTIFDLGSLKTPLRQGIQALQSAGCQATSVHPMFGPDTELLSGRHVIFIDLGCQAAIDEAQALFASTMAERIVMSLDEHDRLIAYVLGLSHALNIAFFTALAGSGEAAPRLAQLSSTTYDAQVEVAGKVAAESPELYFEIQSLNDYGRESLQALRAAVEQLWSAVSTNDAARFARLMQRGREYLAGRVREA, encoded by the coding sequence ATGAACCTGGAAGCATTGCGCATGCGCCTGAGTGCGCTGGATCGTCAACTCGTGTCGCTGATCGCCGAACGACAGGCATTGAGCCGCCAGGTCGCGGAGGTCAAGCGTTCGGCTGGGCGGGGGACGCGGGATTTCAAACGTGAACGCGACGTCATCATGCAGGCGCGCGAGGCCGCAACTTCGCTGGACGTCTCGCCGGCGCTCGTCGAGTCTGTCATGCGGTTGCTGATCCGCGGTTCATTGACGGCACAGGAACGTCTCCGGGTTGCAGCCGGCGGACGCGGCAACGGTCGGACCGCCCTGGTGATCGGTGGTCACGGCAAGATGGGGCGCTGGTTCAGCGACTTTCTGACTTCCCAGGGCTACGGCGTGACAGTCGCCGATCCCAATCCCGAGGCATCCAGCAATCCCCAAGCGCATGCTTATATTGCAGACTGGCGCGAGCATTCCCTGGATGTGGATCTGATCGTGGTGGCGACGCCGCTGAAGATTGCGAACGAAGTGCTTTTGGAGCTGGCACAGCGCCGTCCGCGAGGTACGATCTTCGACCTGGGTTCGCTCAAGACACCGCTGCGCCAAGGCATTCAGGCGTTGCAGTCAGCGGGCTGCCAGGCGACCTCCGTGCACCCCATGTTCGGTCCGGACACCGAATTATTGTCCGGACGCCATGTCATTTTCATCGATCTTGGCTGTCAGGCGGCGATCGATGAGGCGCAGGCATTGTTTGCTTCGACCATGGCCGAGCGGATCGTGATGTCCCTCGACGAGCATGATCGCTTGATCGCTTATGTGCTGGGCTTGTCGCACGCACTCAATATTGCTTTCTTTACCGCACTGGCCGGCAGCGGCGAGGCTGCGCCCCGCCTGGCGCAACTTTCCAGTACGACCTATGACGCGCAAGTCGAGGTGGCCGGCAAGGTGGCGGCGGAAAGTCCCGAGCTGTATTTTGAAATCCAGAGTCTCAATGACTACGGACGCGAGTCGCTGCAGGCGTTACGCGCCGCCGTAGAGCAATTGTGGAGCGCGGTGAGCACGAACGACGCGGCGCGGTTTGCCCGATTGATGCAGCGCGGCCGCGAATATCTCGCGGGGCGGGTACGGGAGGCTTGA
- a CDS encoding cytochrome b: MGALVGWIDARFPMTRMWKEHVSEYYAPKNFNFWYYFGSLALVVLALQIVTGIFLTMNYKPSAAEAFASVEYIMRDVEWGWLIRYMHSTGASAFFIIIYLHMFRGLMYGSYKNPRELVWIFGMLIYLCLMAEAFFGYLLPWGNMSYWGAQVIVSLFGAIPGIGESLVEWIRGDYYISDITLNRFFALHVIALPLALVFLVIAHILALHEVGSNNPDGVEIKKLKGPDGHPVDGIPFHPYYTVKDVVGVVVFMALFAGIIFFAPEMGGYFLEHANFEPANPLQTPEHIAPVWYFTPFYAILRAVPNKLMGVILMGAAVLAFVFIPWLDRSKVKSIRYRGWLFRGFLTAFAISFIALGYLGLQPATPGYTNAARVFGLIYFAFFLLMPWYTKIDQTKPVPERVTYHAH, from the coding sequence ATGGGCGCATTGGTGGGCTGGATCGACGCACGTTTTCCGATGACTCGCATGTGGAAGGAGCATGTGAGTGAGTATTACGCGCCGAAGAACTTCAACTTCTGGTACTACTTCGGCTCGCTGGCCCTGGTGGTGCTGGCGCTGCAGATCGTCACGGGCATCTTCCTGACGATGAATTATAAGCCTTCGGCTGCGGAGGCATTCGCCTCGGTCGAATACATCATGCGCGATGTGGAGTGGGGCTGGTTGATCCGGTATATGCATTCGACCGGCGCATCGGCATTCTTCATCATCATATATCTGCACATGTTCCGCGGCCTGATGTACGGCTCATACAAGAATCCGCGGGAGTTGGTGTGGATTTTCGGCATGCTGATCTACCTGTGCCTCATGGCCGAAGCGTTCTTCGGCTATCTGCTGCCCTGGGGTAACATGTCCTATTGGGGTGCGCAGGTGATCGTCTCGCTGTTCGGCGCGATACCGGGCATCGGCGAGTCGCTGGTCGAATGGATCCGCGGCGACTACTACATTTCGGATATCACGCTCAACCGCTTCTTCGCGCTGCATGTGATCGCGCTGCCGCTGGCGCTGGTCTTTCTGGTGATCGCGCACATCCTGGCGCTTCACGAGGTAGGCTCGAACAATCCGGACGGCGTGGAAATCAAGAAGCTCAAGGGCCCCGACGGCCATCCGGTGGATGGTATCCCGTTCCATCCATACTACACGGTCAAGGACGTGGTCGGTGTCGTCGTGTTCATGGCGCTGTTTGCGGGTATCATCTTTTTCGCGCCGGAGATGGGCGGCTACTTCCTGGAGCACGCCAACTTCGAGCCGGCGAATCCTTTACAGACCCCGGAACATATTGCTCCGGTGTGGTATTTCACGCCTTTCTACGCGATTCTGCGCGCAGTGCCCAATAAGCTCATGGGCGTCATCCTGATGGGCGCTGCGGTGCTGGCTTTCGTATTCATACCCTGGCTGGATCGCTCGAAGGTCAAGTCGATCCGTTATCGCGGATGGCTTTTCCGCGGTTTCCTGACCGCCTTCGCGATCAGCTTCATTGCTCTGGGCTATCTGGGGCTGCAACCGGCGACGCCAGGCTATACGAACGCTGCGCGGGTGTTCGGACTGATCTATTTCGCATTCTTTCTGCTGATGCCCTGGTACACCAAGATCGACCAGACCAAGCCAGTGCCGGAGCGAGTGACCTACCATGCCCATTAA
- a CDS encoding GGDEF domain-containing protein, whose amino-acid sequence MTARDLEAEIRELQRRIGVLVEEAATNERLLRRNQERELTLLKTETLAQLIEAICDGLKASYGLEAVSLLLVDPQHEIRHLLIAEQLNLEDFPGLLFADSLIGMAPQFNSFHRPWLGPYMGCDHQLLFSGHEGLRSVALIPLGRQDRLQGSLNFGSADEKRFSRHLATDFLAHLGIIASVSIESVINRARLVRSGLTDYLTGWYNRRYLNARLKEELARAQRQNSPLACLLIDLDRFKSINDEHGHLVGDLALREAAQRVDSQIRGSDAAARFGGDEFVVLAPEATMQQAMVLAERIRRAVCEAPLIVSSGARVDMTVSIGVAAIVPSRGEPDLKLAAQRLLAQADGALYRAKQAGRNRVEAAGCAA is encoded by the coding sequence ATGACGGCACGGGATCTCGAAGCCGAAATCCGCGAACTGCAGCGCCGCATTGGCGTCCTGGTCGAGGAAGCAGCGACGAACGAGCGTTTGCTCCGGCGCAATCAGGAGCGGGAACTGACCCTGCTGAAGACTGAGACTCTGGCACAGTTGATCGAAGCCATCTGCGATGGTCTGAAGGCGTCCTACGGTCTGGAGGCCGTCTCCTTGTTGTTGGTGGATCCTCAGCACGAGATCCGCCATTTGTTGATTGCGGAACAGCTGAACCTGGAGGATTTTCCCGGCCTGCTGTTCGCCGACAGCCTGATCGGCATGGCTCCGCAGTTCAATTCGTTTCACCGGCCTTGGCTGGGGCCCTACATGGGCTGTGATCATCAACTGCTGTTCTCAGGCCATGAAGGGCTGCGCAGTGTCGCCCTCATTCCTTTGGGCCGCCAGGACCGCCTGCAGGGCAGTCTGAATTTCGGCAGCGCCGACGAGAAACGATTCTCGCGCCACCTGGCGACGGATTTCCTGGCGCATCTGGGTATCATCGCCTCCGTTTCGATCGAAAGCGTGATCAACCGTGCTCGACTGGTGCGAAGCGGCCTGACCGACTACCTGACCGGTTGGTACAATCGCCGTTATCTCAATGCGCGGCTCAAGGAGGAACTGGCCCGGGCACAGCGACAAAACTCGCCGCTGGCCTGCTTGTTGATCGATTTGGATCGTTTCAAATCGATCAATGACGAGCATGGCCATCTGGTCGGCGACCTGGCTTTGCGGGAAGCAGCTCAGCGTGTCGATTCACAGATTCGCGGCAGCGATGCGGCGGCACGTTTCGGCGGTGACGAGTTCGTCGTGCTGGCGCCGGAGGCGACGATGCAGCAGGCAATGGTACTTGCCGAGCGTATTCGCCGCGCGGTATGCGAGGCACCGCTGATCGTTTCATCCGGCGCGCGTGTCGACATGACGGTATCGATCGGTGTTGCCGCGATCGTGCCATCGCGCGGGGAGCCGGATCTGAAGCTGGCCGCGCAGCGATTGCTGGCCCAGGCGGATGGGGCGCTCTACCGGGCGAAGCAGGCCGGCCGCAATCGGGTGGAAGCAGCCGGCTGCGCCGCTTGA